Proteins co-encoded in one Flavobacteriaceae bacterium MAR_2009_75 genomic window:
- a CDS encoding tetratricopeptide repeat protein — protein sequence MKYLTLGLLVLILSSCQTENKEVTAKEDYDKYLINNPVKTTSKYFELWDSKIKSDSSQLMSFGIVGGEYNRYFQNTGDIKYLKKAEKVLEKAVNIAAIGKAGYYRSLARNYISQHRFMEALQMADSARATNNGVEQSRNLLFDVHMELGNYETAQKYLDSTKNMSEFGYLIRLAKWNDYKGDLNTTIRFMEKAMKKAEDSKNTSLKLWSYTNLADYYGHAGKIKDSYEYYLKALAIDPNNAYAKKGIAWIVFSYEKKPLEAMRILDSVTQNYKAPDYYLLKAEIAEHMGDDLKSLSNLDKYFKLVSNPEYGDMYNAYNVSLYLNETEEYDKALRMSRKEVANRPTPESYSLLAYSYFKKGESEKALEIVEQHIIGKTFEPGILLYAAEIYKAAGNKTKVKELKSELTEAVYELGPSTEDSIAQL from the coding sequence ATGAAATATTTAACACTTGGTTTATTGGTCTTGATTTTATCCTCTTGCCAAACAGAAAATAAAGAAGTTACTGCAAAAGAAGACTACGATAAATACTTGATAAATAATCCGGTTAAAACTACCTCAAAATATTTTGAGCTTTGGGACTCGAAAATAAAATCGGATAGTTCTCAATTGATGAGCTTCGGTATTGTTGGCGGTGAATACAACCGCTACTTTCAAAATACAGGAGATATAAAATATCTAAAAAAAGCGGAGAAAGTGCTTGAAAAAGCTGTAAATATTGCAGCAATTGGCAAAGCGGGATATTACCGCTCATTAGCCAGAAATTACATTTCTCAACATAGATTTATGGAAGCTTTACAGATGGCCGACTCGGCCAGAGCGACCAATAATGGTGTCGAGCAGAGCCGTAATTTACTTTTTGATGTACATATGGAGCTTGGTAACTACGAAACCGCACAAAAATATTTAGACAGCACCAAGAATATGTCAGAATTCGGATACCTTATCCGATTAGCCAAATGGAACGATTATAAAGGAGACTTAAACACCACCATTCGTTTTATGGAAAAGGCAATGAAAAAAGCTGAAGACTCAAAAAATACTTCACTTAAATTATGGTCTTATACCAATCTCGCCGATTACTACGGTCATGCAGGTAAGATAAAAGATTCTTATGAGTATTATTTAAAAGCATTGGCCATAGACCCAAATAATGCTTATGCAAAAAAGGGAATAGCTTGGATTGTTTTCTCTTACGAAAAGAAACCGTTGGAAGCGATGCGTATTTTAGATTCTGTAACCCAGAATTATAAGGCACCCGATTATTATTTATTGAAGGCGGAGATAGCCGAACATATGGGTGATGATTTGAAAAGCCTGTCAAATCTTGACAAATATTTTAAATTGGTCAGTAACCCTGAATATGGTGATATGTACAATGCCTATAATGTATCTCTTTATTTGAACGAAACTGAAGAGTATGATAAGGCACTGCGCATGTCTCGTAAAGAGGTGGCCAACCGGCCGACCCCTGAATCATATAGTCTATTAGCCTACAGTTACTTCAAAAAAGGCGAAAGTGAAAAAGCTTTAGAAATTGTTGAGCAGCATATTATCGGAAAAACATTTGAACCAGGTATATTATTGTATGCAGCAGAAATATATAAGGCTGCTGGAAACAAAACGAAGGTAAAAGAATTGAAAAGCGAACTCACGGAGGCAGTTTACGAGTTGGGGCCTTCGACTGAAGATAGTATCGCTCAATTGTAA
- a CDS encoding surface antigen-like protein, with product MHKTTHVVYLFIICLSTHFLQSQDAQKAANDSVQKNLKISAFPVAFYTPETAFGFGGLGIATFWLNNESQETRPSSVQLGVSYTTKNQMLVYAPFEFYRDNERWRLLGEVGFYKYFYNFFGVGIDSKEEDEETYEVTFPRVRLSLLREVLPNLSVGFGYEYDGFSNLKVEEGGILDASDVPGKRDGTVSNIGIQAFYDTRDNIFFPTKGFYIQGNYFTSSKLLGSSFNYTKFELDNRYYRKVGKKQVVAANLFLANSSKNTPFYDLYYLGSKRSRGINNRRFQDNAELSFALEYRFPIAGRFGAAVFGSTGTVAPDLAETFSSSYKPAGGAGIRYIINKRDGVRIRVDYGMSSEGGNFYFTIKEAF from the coding sequence ATGCACAAAACAACCCATGTAGTTTATCTATTCATAATATGCTTATCCACACATTTTTTGCAATCCCAAGATGCACAAAAAGCAGCAAATGATTCTGTTCAGAAAAATTTAAAAATCTCTGCATTTCCTGTAGCATTTTATACTCCTGAAACAGCTTTTGGCTTTGGGGGTCTAGGTATTGCTACGTTTTGGTTGAATAATGAAAGTCAAGAAACAAGGCCGTCATCGGTGCAGTTGGGTGTAAGCTATACAACAAAAAATCAGATGCTGGTTTATGCTCCCTTTGAATTTTACCGAGATAATGAGAGGTGGCGGCTATTAGGTGAAGTGGGTTTTTACAAGTATTTCTACAATTTCTTCGGGGTCGGTATAGATTCGAAAGAGGAGGATGAAGAAACTTACGAGGTGACTTTTCCAAGAGTAAGATTGTCTTTATTGCGAGAAGTGCTACCTAATCTCTCGGTTGGTTTTGGGTATGAGTACGATGGCTTTAGTAACCTTAAAGTAGAAGAAGGGGGTATTCTTGACGCTTCAGATGTACCCGGAAAAAGGGATGGAACGGTTTCAAACATTGGTATTCAAGCTTTTTATGATACAAGGGATAATATTTTCTTTCCAACGAAGGGGTTTTATATTCAGGGAAATTACTTTACCTCTTCAAAATTGCTAGGGTCTTCCTTTAATTATACCAAATTTGAGTTAGACAATAGATACTATCGGAAAGTGGGTAAAAAGCAAGTGGTCGCTGCTAATTTATTTTTAGCCAATAGTAGCAAAAACACTCCTTTTTATGATTTGTATTACTTGGGTTCAAAGCGGTCAAGAGGTATTAATAATAGGCGATTTCAAGACAATGCAGAATTAAGCTTTGCTTTAGAATATCGCTTTCCGATAGCAGGCAGATTTGGCGCCGCCGTCTTTGGTTCGACAGGTACAGTGGCACCAGATTTGGCAGAAACTTTTTCTTCGTCTTACAAGCCGGCAGGTGGTGCGGGTATTAGATACATTATTAATAAGCGCGATGGGGTACGCATTCGTGTAGACTATGGTATGTCTAGCGAAGGCGGAAACTTCTATTTCACTATTAAAGAAGCATTTTAA
- a CDS encoding rSAM/selenodomain-associated transferase 2, giving the protein MVSIIIPAHNERENLENLLPKLLFDAKNRQIEVIVVLSNTNSDLSEHIDFGDRVRIIKSSVKGRAAQMNFGECYANSNTLAFLHADVLPPDEFIADIEKTLMDNYDAGFFSYRFDTENWLLKVNASFTAKDGIFTGGGDQCLFIKKNVFNDLGRFDEKQVLMEDFEFFERMKKERIPYKIINNDLIVSARKYNHNSYLRVNLSNLLLVILFKFGYPPEKLKILHNKLLKTPCQKTLN; this is encoded by the coding sequence ATGGTCAGCATTATTATTCCCGCTCACAATGAACGAGAAAATTTAGAGAACTTATTGCCGAAATTGCTTTTTGATGCAAAAAATCGTCAAATAGAAGTAATTGTAGTGCTTTCAAACACTAATTCCGATTTATCTGAGCATATCGATTTTGGTGACAGGGTAAGAATAATTAAGTCTTCGGTAAAAGGTCGGGCGGCGCAGATGAATTTTGGAGAATGTTATGCAAACAGCAATACTTTGGCTTTTTTGCATGCCGATGTACTACCACCCGATGAATTCATAGCTGACATTGAAAAGACCTTAATGGATAATTACGATGCTGGTTTTTTTTCATATCGTTTTGATACAGAAAATTGGTTGCTAAAAGTCAATGCTTCATTTACGGCCAAAGATGGAATATTTACAGGAGGCGGTGATCAATGTCTATTTATTAAAAAGAATGTTTTTAACGACTTGGGCAGGTTTGACGAGAAGCAAGTGTTGATGGAGGATTTCGAGTTTTTTGAACGGATGAAAAAAGAACGAATTCCTTATAAAATAATCAATAATGATTTAATTGTCTCTGCTAGAAAATATAATCATAACTCTTACCTTAGGGTCAACCTTTCGAATTTGCTACTGGTAATCTTATTCAAATTTGGCTATCCACCCGAAAAATTAAAAATTCTGCACAATAAGCTGTTGAAAACCCCATGCCAAAAGACACTTAATTAA
- a CDS encoding catechol 2,3-dioxygenase-like lactoylglutathione lyase family enzyme: MNYIINGIQQIGIGVTNAKEVFNWYRTYLGFDILVFNDVARASLMTQYTNQKEEERHALLAMNLQGGGGLEIWQFTNRLPAAASQNIRLGDLGINVMKLRTSDIKTTHERLSKLGTLQVSDIFDNTHFFFQDPWANWVQIVENDYIFTNTKSTSSGVLGAIIGVSDIVRSSNFFQNLLGYDIVIDKPADMYFDVPLLAGNHTYKRMLLRHNKREAGGFSELYGPSEIELIQVLEREPNRIFENRLWGDLGYIHLCFDVYGMDDMKQKAKNCNQNFTVDSSESFDMGEAAGRFAYVEDPDGTLIELVETHKVPISKKLGIHIDLKKRNPQKPIPAWLVKTMRIHRKTKNI, translated from the coding sequence ATGAATTATATAATTAACGGAATTCAGCAAATTGGTATAGGCGTGACCAATGCTAAAGAAGTGTTTAACTGGTACCGAACGTATTTAGGCTTCGATATACTTGTTTTTAATGATGTGGCTCGGGCCAGTCTAATGACACAATACACAAATCAGAAAGAAGAAGAAAGGCACGCCTTATTGGCCATGAACTTGCAAGGTGGTGGTGGCCTAGAGATTTGGCAGTTTACGAATCGCCTACCGGCAGCTGCATCTCAGAATATAAGGTTAGGAGATTTGGGCATCAATGTTATGAAACTTCGAACGAGTGATATAAAGACCACGCATGAAAGACTAAGTAAATTAGGAACTCTACAAGTTTCCGATATATTTGATAATACTCACTTCTTTTTTCAAGATCCTTGGGCAAATTGGGTACAAATTGTTGAGAACGACTATATTTTTACAAATACCAAGAGCACTTCCTCCGGTGTATTGGGTGCAATTATCGGAGTATCTGATATAGTAAGGTCATCCAACTTTTTTCAGAACTTATTAGGATACGATATAGTAATCGATAAACCTGCTGATATGTATTTTGATGTACCTCTATTGGCGGGTAACCATACCTATAAAAGAATGTTGTTGAGACATAATAAACGTGAAGCTGGTGGTTTTAGCGAATTGTACGGGCCTTCTGAAATTGAATTGATTCAGGTTTTAGAAAGAGAACCGAACAGAATATTTGAAAATCGATTGTGGGGCGATTTAGGTTATATTCATTTGTGTTTTGATGTTTATGGAATGGATGACATGAAACAAAAGGCAAAGAACTGTAACCAAAATTTTACCGTAGATAGCTCAGAGAGTTTTGATATGGGTGAAGCTGCTGGTAGGTTTGCTTACGTTGAAGACCCAGATGGTACTTTAATCGAATTGGTCGAAACACATAAGGTTCCGATATCTAAAAAATTAGGAATCCATATTGATTTGAAAAAGCGAAACCCCCAGAAACCTATACCAGCTTGGCTGGTGAAAACCATGCGCATACATCGAAAGACGAAAAATATTTAG
- a CDS encoding L-ascorbate metabolism protein UlaG (beta-lactamase superfamily), with product MILSVIASIIGVLILIAILFINLSPEFGGKIKGEFKERLFKSSNYSDGKFKNLSKTEVMKKTDWGRSSEYFINGDKVPDFSLPVIKKNNNFLVQNTENKTRLTWFGHSAVLLEIDGNKIFLDPMLGDVPAPHPFLGSKRFNDTLPIAINNLPELDAVLISHDHYDHLDYGSIKGLKDKVKKFYVPLGVGAHLRSWGVSPDKIIELDWWEEVNFNNLTFVATPSRHFSGRGLFDRYSTLWCSWVIKGPQDNLFFGGDSGYDESFKEIGEKYGPFDIAMLECGQYDTQWPEIHMMPEETVQANIDLNSKVLLPIHWGAFKLGLHNWKEPIERAEKKAEVLNVRLTSPKIGETIILSENLFPSTKWWKGK from the coding sequence ATGATACTATCCGTTATTGCCTCCATAATTGGCGTGCTGATTCTTATTGCTATTTTGTTCATCAATTTGTCTCCTGAATTTGGGGGCAAAATTAAAGGAGAGTTTAAAGAGCGGTTATTTAAATCTTCCAATTATTCCGATGGTAAGTTTAAAAACCTGAGCAAAACGGAAGTGATGAAAAAAACCGATTGGGGCCGTAGTTCTGAATATTTTATTAATGGAGATAAAGTGCCTGATTTTTCACTTCCCGTAATTAAAAAGAACAATAATTTTTTAGTCCAGAACACCGAAAACAAAACAAGACTAACTTGGTTCGGTCATTCTGCGGTTCTGCTTGAAATTGATGGAAATAAGATTTTTCTAGACCCGATGTTAGGTGATGTACCTGCACCGCACCCCTTCTTAGGTTCAAAAAGATTTAATGACACACTTCCGATAGCAATCAATAACCTACCGGAACTAGATGCCGTTTTAATTTCTCACGACCATTACGATCATTTAGATTATGGGTCTATTAAAGGCTTGAAAGACAAGGTCAAAAAATTTTATGTGCCCTTAGGAGTAGGGGCACACCTACGCTCATGGGGTGTATCACCCGATAAAATCATTGAGTTGGATTGGTGGGAAGAGGTGAATTTTAATAATTTGACTTTTGTAGCCACCCCATCACGCCATTTTTCTGGTCGAGGCCTGTTCGACCGTTATAGTACGCTTTGGTGTTCTTGGGTTATAAAGGGGCCTCAAGATAATTTATTCTTTGGCGGTGATTCAGGTTACGATGAAAGTTTCAAAGAAATTGGTGAAAAATATGGTCCTTTCGATATTGCTATGCTTGAGTGCGGGCAATATGATACACAATGGCCTGAAATACATATGATGCCCGAAGAAACGGTTCAAGCCAATATCGATTTGAACAGTAAGGTGCTCTTGCCCATTCATTGGGGAGCATTTAAATTGGGGCTACATAATTGGAAAGAACCTATCGAGCGAGCGGAAAAGAAGGCAGAGGTCTTAAATGTAAGATTAACATCTCCTAAAATAGGGGAAACCATCATACTATCGGAAAATTTATTCCCTAGTACCAAATGGTGGAAAGGGAAATAG
- a CDS encoding anti-sigma-K factor rskA — MEVEKYIESGILELYVAGALTEEENLEVYQNAQKYPEIQKEILAIEKAILELTKAVFPNLANRKGFEDIMVRIGHRKETKVVQLPKEEKSNWAAYTGWAAAVLFGAGLLWFYTQNSELQSDIQMVEEQNRVLEEQIFEARGSLTSTEELLNDLRDQDISVIALGGQEVSPDSYAKAYWNKRENKVFIDAQGLPEPPDGMVYQVWSLKMDPLTPTSMGLLEDFISDDNKVFVLNNPNESEAFGITLEPAGGSESPNLEQLYALGAVSS, encoded by the coding sequence ATGGAAGTAGAAAAATATATCGAATCAGGAATTTTAGAACTTTACGTAGCAGGTGCGCTCACGGAAGAAGAGAATTTGGAGGTATATCAGAATGCGCAGAAATACCCTGAAATTCAGAAAGAGATTTTGGCAATTGAAAAAGCTATTTTAGAGTTGACCAAGGCGGTCTTCCCTAACTTGGCCAATAGAAAAGGTTTCGAAGATATAATGGTACGAATTGGCCATAGAAAAGAAACTAAAGTCGTTCAACTTCCGAAAGAAGAGAAGAGCAACTGGGCGGCTTACACAGGTTGGGCAGCAGCTGTTTTATTTGGTGCAGGTCTTCTTTGGTTCTACACTCAAAATTCTGAATTGCAATCTGACATACAGATGGTAGAAGAGCAAAACAGGGTATTGGAAGAACAAATATTCGAAGCGAGAGGTTCACTGACCAGTACCGAAGAATTATTGAATGACCTAAGAGATCAAGATATTTCAGTTATTGCCTTAGGCGGACAAGAAGTTTCTCCCGACTCTTATGCGAAGGCCTATTGGAACAAAAGAGAGAACAAAGTCTTTATAGATGCCCAAGGTCTACCAGAGCCACCAGATGGTATGGTCTATCAGGTGTGGTCACTTAAAATGGATCCTTTGACCCCTACCAGTATGGGACTTTTAGAAGATTTTATATCTGATGACAACAAAGTATTCGTTCTGAACAATCCTAATGAATCGGAAGCTTTTGGTATTACACTTGAACCAGCCGGTGGTAGTGAATCACCGAACTTAGAGCAGTTATATGCCTTAGGTGCAGTGTCATCATAA